The following are encoded in a window of Oncorhynchus mykiss isolate Arlee chromosome 11, USDA_OmykA_1.1, whole genome shotgun sequence genomic DNA:
- the LOC110536134 gene encoding polyubiquitin produces the protein MELTITLLNGDSHPLTVQPHTTLGSLKSLINQHFGVAMERQRLSGVNGNNISLSDDSKTLSDYGLHSGSKVMVLITEPTHIQVFLKNEKGQTHTYEVVSGETVTQFKAKVQNKEGVPADQQRLIHEGKQLDDRKKLEDYGVRNLSTIHLTLRLRGG, from the coding sequence ATGGAACTCACTATAACACTGTTGAATGGGGACTCACATCCCCTGACGGTTCAGCCACACACCACTCTGGGGTCGCTCAAGAGTCTGATCAACCAACACTTTGGAGTGGCCATGGAAAGGCAGAGGCTGTCAGGTGTCAATGGGAACAACATCAGTCTCAGCGATGACTCAAAAACTTTGAGTGACTATGGCCTGCATTCAGGATCCAAAGTGATGGTGCTGATTACAGAACCCACTCATATCCAGGTGTTCCTGAAAAACGAAAAGGGCCAGACGCACACATATGAGGTGGTGTCTGGTGAGACTGTAACCCAGTTCAAAGCCAAGGTCCAAAACAAGGAGGGAGTCCCAGCCGACCAACAGAGGCTGATTCACGAGGGCAAGCAGCTCGATGATAGAAAGAAACTGGAAGACTATGGTGTCAGAAATCTAAGCACTATTCACCTGACGCTCCGTCTAAGGGGAGGCTGA
- the iqcd gene encoding dynein regulatory complex protein 10 isoform X2, with protein MSAEVAIQPLEDVSPQMMCSSPQPSPQPRAKVLREDLLKILDPSRKKLSSLETQRIAGVLEDCIARVETVALLPAVLSRLGGLSVGLELEGALQEHQHLGERLGGLGQKLVEGEAGERTRAELERAIPSSLRNVLRLLRAHPAATRALRSEAEVGGQGVSEGVRGLLGGLQELRGVLLEKLLTSPSEERQRTRYMQEVSLRHGNNMELVATLEMEVAAAIKDRDAETSKKNEVIRKLKSSLHQMEKISEDFVLRTQQDADKQNQSDTKTSEGRRARMQQEANQLRVQLNNLISENREKKYKVETEIENWIQKYDADMGEKQFELEDMTRVYEEEKEELRELEEAYAVLEQEFSQIQEERRLAEERREEEQKELEKKSRASTIIQAYWRGHRVRKAMRGKGKKGSKGKKGKGKKGK; from the exons ATGTCTGCAGAGGTGGCCATACAGCCCCTGGAGGATGTTAGTCCCCAAATGATGTGCTCCAGTCCCCAACCCAGTCCACAGCCCCGGGCCAAAGTGCTCAGGGAGGACCTCTTAAAGATCCTGGACCCTTCACGGAAGAAGCTGTCATCCTTGGAGACTCAGCGCATCGCAGGGGTGCTGGAAGACTGCATCGCCAGGGTGGAGACGGTAGCCTTGCTGCCGGCTGTGCTGTCCCGCCTGGGAGGGCTGTCTGTGGGGTTGGAGTTGGAGGGGGCCTTACAGGAGCACCAGCACCTTGGAGAGAGGCTGGGGGGCCTGGGGCAGAAGCTGGttgagggggaggcaggggagagaacGAGAGCAGAGTTAGAAAGGGCCATCCCCAGCTCACTGAGGAACGTGCTCAGACTGCTGAGAGCTCATCCAGCCGCCACCCGAGCCCTGAGGAGTGAGGCAGAGGTAGGGGGGCAGGGGGTGAGTGAAGGGGTGCGAGGGCTGTTAGGGGGGCTGCAGGAGTTACGGGGGGTGCTGTTAGAGAAACTGCTCACGAGCCCGTCCGAGGAACGTCAAAGAACACGCTACATGCAGGAGGTTTCGCTGCGCCATGGCAACAACATGGAGCTGGTTGCTACACTGGAGATGGAAGTCGCTGCCGCCATCAAAGACAGAGATGCTGAG ACCTCTAAGAAAAATGAGGTGATCAGGAAGTTGAAGAGCTCTCTGCACCAGATGGAGAAGATCTCTGAGGACTTTGTGTTGCGGACACAGCAAGATGCCGACAAGCAGAACCAGTCAGACACTAAGACCTCAGAGGGGAGGCGGGCCCGCATGCAGCAGGAAGCCAATCAGCTGAGAGTTCAGCTTAACAACCTGATTTCTGAGAACCGCGAG AAAAAATATAAAgtggagacagaaatagagaacTGGATCCAGAAGTATGATGCTGATATGGGAGAGAAACAG TTTGAGCTGGAGGACATGACAAGGGTctatgaggaggagaaggaggagctgAGAGAGCTAGAGGAGGCGTATGCTGTCCTGGAGCAGGAGTTCAGTCAGATCCAGGAGGAGCGGCGTTTGgccgaggagaggagggaggaggagcagaaaGAGCTGGAAAAGAAGAGCCGTGCATCCACCATTATCCAGGCTTACTGGAGGGGCCACCGTGTCCGCAAGGCCATGAGGGGGAAGGGCAAGAAGGGTAGCAAGGGCAAGAAGGGAAAAGGCAAGAAGGGCAAATAA
- the iqcd gene encoding dynein regulatory complex protein 10 isoform X1: MSAEVAIQPLEDVSPQMMCSSPQPSPQPRAKVLREDLLKILDPSRKKLSSLETQRIAGVLEDCIARVETVALLPAVLSRLGGLSVGLELEGALQEHQHLGERLGGLGQKLVEGEAGERTRAELERAIPSSLRNVLRLLRAHPAATRALRSEAEVGGQGVSEGVRGLLGGLQELRGVLLEKLLTSPSEERQRTRYMQEVSLRHGNNMELVATLEMEVAAAIKDRDAETSKKNEVIRKLKSSLHQMEKISEDFVLRTQQDADKQNQSDTKTSEGRRARMQQEANQLRVQLNNLISENREVETSLRKKKYKVETEIENWIQKYDADMGEKQFELEDMTRVYEEEKEELRELEEAYAVLEQEFSQIQEERRLAEERREEEQKELEKKSRASTIIQAYWRGHRVRKAMRGKGKKGSKGKKGKGKKGK, encoded by the exons ATGTCTGCAGAGGTGGCCATACAGCCCCTGGAGGATGTTAGTCCCCAAATGATGTGCTCCAGTCCCCAACCCAGTCCACAGCCCCGGGCCAAAGTGCTCAGGGAGGACCTCTTAAAGATCCTGGACCCTTCACGGAAGAAGCTGTCATCCTTGGAGACTCAGCGCATCGCAGGGGTGCTGGAAGACTGCATCGCCAGGGTGGAGACGGTAGCCTTGCTGCCGGCTGTGCTGTCCCGCCTGGGAGGGCTGTCTGTGGGGTTGGAGTTGGAGGGGGCCTTACAGGAGCACCAGCACCTTGGAGAGAGGCTGGGGGGCCTGGGGCAGAAGCTGGttgagggggaggcaggggagagaacGAGAGCAGAGTTAGAAAGGGCCATCCCCAGCTCACTGAGGAACGTGCTCAGACTGCTGAGAGCTCATCCAGCCGCCACCCGAGCCCTGAGGAGTGAGGCAGAGGTAGGGGGGCAGGGGGTGAGTGAAGGGGTGCGAGGGCTGTTAGGGGGGCTGCAGGAGTTACGGGGGGTGCTGTTAGAGAAACTGCTCACGAGCCCGTCCGAGGAACGTCAAAGAACACGCTACATGCAGGAGGTTTCGCTGCGCCATGGCAACAACATGGAGCTGGTTGCTACACTGGAGATGGAAGTCGCTGCCGCCATCAAAGACAGAGATGCTGAG ACCTCTAAGAAAAATGAGGTGATCAGGAAGTTGAAGAGCTCTCTGCACCAGATGGAGAAGATCTCTGAGGACTTTGTGTTGCGGACACAGCAAGATGCCGACAAGCAGAACCAGTCAGACACTAAGACCTCAGAGGGGAGGCGGGCCCGCATGCAGCAGGAAGCCAATCAGCTGAGAGTTCAGCTTAACAACCTGATTTCTGAGAACCGCGAGGTAGAGACTTCGCTCCGTAAG AAAAAATATAAAgtggagacagaaatagagaacTGGATCCAGAAGTATGATGCTGATATGGGAGAGAAACAG TTTGAGCTGGAGGACATGACAAGGGTctatgaggaggagaaggaggagctgAGAGAGCTAGAGGAGGCGTATGCTGTCCTGGAGCAGGAGTTCAGTCAGATCCAGGAGGAGCGGCGTTTGgccgaggagaggagggaggaggagcagaaaGAGCTGGAAAAGAAGAGCCGTGCATCCACCATTATCCAGGCTTACTGGAGGGGCCACCGTGTCCGCAAGGCCATGAGGGGGAAGGGCAAGAAGGGTAGCAAGGGCAAGAAGGGAAAAGGCAAGAAGGGCAAATAA